From Macrobrachium rosenbergii isolate ZJJX-2024 chromosome 55, ASM4041242v1, whole genome shotgun sequence, a single genomic window includes:
- the Eno gene encoding enolase isoform X2, translated as MSITKIFARSIFDSRGNPTVEVDLYTAKGLFRAAVPSGASTGVHEALEMRDGDKSKYHGKSVFNAVNNVNNTIAPELIKSGLKVTQQKECDEFMCKLDGTENKSRFGANAILGVSLAVCKAGAAELSIPLYRHIANLANYPDVILPVPAFNVINGGSHAGNKLAMQEFMILPTGASSFTEAMRMGSEVYHHLKSVIKGRFGLDATAVGDEGGFAPNILNNKDALNLIQEAIQKAGYTGKIEIGMDVAASEFYKGANTYDLDFKTQDNDGSQKISGDQLRDLYSEFCNEFPIVSIEDPFDQDDWENWTKMTAGTSIQIVGDDLTVTNPKRIQTAVEKKACNCLLLKVNQIGSVTESIKAHLLAKENGWGTMVSHRSGETEDCFIADLVVGLCTGQIKTGAPCRSERLAKYNQILRIEEELGTNAKYAGKSFRKPC; from the exons ATGTCTATCACCAAGATTTTTGCCCGCTCAATCTTTGACTCCCGTGGTAACCCCACGGTTGAGGTCGACTTATACACAGCTAAGGGCTTGTTCCGTGCAGCTGTTCCCTCTGGAGCATCAACTGGCGTACATGAGGCCTTGGAAATGCGTGATGGAGACAAGTCAAAATACCATGGAAAGTCCGTATTTAATGCAGTCAACAATGTAAACAACACCATTGCTCCAGAACTTATCAAGAGT GGCCTCAAAGTTACTCAGCAAAAGGAGTGTGATGAATTCATGTGCAAGCTGGACGGAACTGAGAACAAGAGCCGATTTGGTGCCAATGCTATCCTTGGAGTCTCATTGGCTGTCTGCAAGGCTGGCGCTGCAGAACTCAGCATTCCTCTTTACAG GCACATTGCAAACCTGGCCAACTATCCTGATGTAATCCTCCCCGTTCCTGCTTTCAATGTAATCAATGGTGGATCACATGCAGGTAACAAACTGGCCATGCAGGAATTCATGATTCTCCCCACTGGTGCAAGCAGCTTCACTGAAGCCATGCGTATGGGATCTGAAGTTTACCATCACCTAAAATCTGTCATCAAGGGCCGTTTTGGATTGGATGCTACTGCTGTTGGTGATGAGGGTGGCTTTGCACCAAACATCCTTAACAACAAGGATGCTCTGAACCTTATTCAGGAAGCTATTCAGAAGGCTGGCTACACTGGCAAGATTGAAATTGGCATGGATGTTGCTGCTTCTGAATTCTACAAGGGAGCCAATACTTATGATCTTGACTTCAAGACCCAGGACAATGACGGCTCTCAGAAAATTTCTGGTGACCAGCTAAGGGATCTTTATTCTGAGTTCTGCAATGAGTTCCCCATTGTTTCCATTGAAGATCCATTCGATCAG GATGACTGGGAAAACTGGACCAAGATGACTGCTGGTACCTCCATCCAGATTGTTGGTGACGACTTGACTGTCACAAACCCCAAGCGCATTCAGACTGCTGTGGAGAAGAAAGCATGTAACTGTCTCTTGCTGAAGGTCAACCAGATTGGCTCAGTCACAGAGTCCATCAAGGCCCACCTGCTAGCCAAGGAGAATGGCTGGGGCACCATGGTCTCTCACAG ATCAGGTGAAACTGAGGACTGCTTCATTGCTGATTTAGTTGTTGGCTTGTGCACAGGACAGATTAAAACTGGTGCTCCTTGCCGTTCTGAACGCTTAGCAAAGTACAACCAGATCCTTCGTATTGAAGAGGAACTTGGAACAAATGCAAAGTATGCTGGCAAGAGCTTCAGGAAGCCCTGCTAG
- the Eno gene encoding enolase isoform X1: MSFQTARNLSKMSITKIFARSIFDSRGNPTVEVDLYTAKGLFRAAVPSGASTGVHEALEMRDGDKSKYHGKSVFNAVNNVNNTIAPELIKSGLKVTQQKECDEFMCKLDGTENKSRFGANAILGVSLAVCKAGAAELSIPLYRHIANLANYPDVILPVPAFNVINGGSHAGNKLAMQEFMILPTGASSFTEAMRMGSEVYHHLKSVIKGRFGLDATAVGDEGGFAPNILNNKDALNLIQEAIQKAGYTGKIEIGMDVAASEFYKGANTYDLDFKTQDNDGSQKISGDQLRDLYSEFCNEFPIVSIEDPFDQDDWENWTKMTAGTSIQIVGDDLTVTNPKRIQTAVEKKACNCLLLKVNQIGSVTESIKAHLLAKENGWGTMVSHRSGETEDCFIADLVVGLCTGQIKTGAPCRSERLAKYNQILRIEEELGTNAKYAGKSFRKPC, translated from the exons ATGTCTTTTCAGACTGCCAGAAATCTCTCAAAGATGTCTATCACCAAGATTTTTGCCCGCTCAATCTTTGACTCCCGTGGTAACCCCACGGTTGAGGTCGACTTATACACAGCTAAGGGCTTGTTCCGTGCAGCTGTTCCCTCTGGAGCATCAACTGGCGTACATGAGGCCTTGGAAATGCGTGATGGAGACAAGTCAAAATACCATGGAAAGTCCGTATTTAATGCAGTCAACAATGTAAACAACACCATTGCTCCAGAACTTATCAAGAGT GGCCTCAAAGTTACTCAGCAAAAGGAGTGTGATGAATTCATGTGCAAGCTGGACGGAACTGAGAACAAGAGCCGATTTGGTGCCAATGCTATCCTTGGAGTCTCATTGGCTGTCTGCAAGGCTGGCGCTGCAGAACTCAGCATTCCTCTTTACAG GCACATTGCAAACCTGGCCAACTATCCTGATGTAATCCTCCCCGTTCCTGCTTTCAATGTAATCAATGGTGGATCACATGCAGGTAACAAACTGGCCATGCAGGAATTCATGATTCTCCCCACTGGTGCAAGCAGCTTCACTGAAGCCATGCGTATGGGATCTGAAGTTTACCATCACCTAAAATCTGTCATCAAGGGCCGTTTTGGATTGGATGCTACTGCTGTTGGTGATGAGGGTGGCTTTGCACCAAACATCCTTAACAACAAGGATGCTCTGAACCTTATTCAGGAAGCTATTCAGAAGGCTGGCTACACTGGCAAGATTGAAATTGGCATGGATGTTGCTGCTTCTGAATTCTACAAGGGAGCCAATACTTATGATCTTGACTTCAAGACCCAGGACAATGACGGCTCTCAGAAAATTTCTGGTGACCAGCTAAGGGATCTTTATTCTGAGTTCTGCAATGAGTTCCCCATTGTTTCCATTGAAGATCCATTCGATCAG GATGACTGGGAAAACTGGACCAAGATGACTGCTGGTACCTCCATCCAGATTGTTGGTGACGACTTGACTGTCACAAACCCCAAGCGCATTCAGACTGCTGTGGAGAAGAAAGCATGTAACTGTCTCTTGCTGAAGGTCAACCAGATTGGCTCAGTCACAGAGTCCATCAAGGCCCACCTGCTAGCCAAGGAGAATGGCTGGGGCACCATGGTCTCTCACAG ATCAGGTGAAACTGAGGACTGCTTCATTGCTGATTTAGTTGTTGGCTTGTGCACAGGACAGATTAAAACTGGTGCTCCTTGCCGTTCTGAACGCTTAGCAAAGTACAACCAGATCCTTCGTATTGAAGAGGAACTTGGAACAAATGCAAAGTATGCTGGCAAGAGCTTCAGGAAGCCCTGCTAG